The Arachis hypogaea cultivar Tifrunner chromosome 19, arahy.Tifrunner.gnm2.J5K5, whole genome shotgun sequence genome has a window encoding:
- the LOC112775118 gene encoding uncharacterized protein, giving the protein MKNSMLYFSFALLYTFLLSTHVLTHEIPNNEERIPAQNNNAWPYELEGSTSGYHLPSYYFQEANPSLVPNAKKGHYTTRLVGYTPSDYQLDKTMIDISFPGGRINFPWPFSSSMFVAPKTDEASPLYTATSTSYHRANQYPSYFGDTENPKSRRMTRNRKLFMMEPSEVNEKFTHIFPTKTSNMIHGGKGYGDIDEATTT; this is encoded by the exons ATGAAGAATTCAATGTTATACTTTTCATTTGCTCTTCTTTATACTTTTCTCTTATCAACACACGTCTTAACTCATGAAATACCAAATAATG AGGAGAGAATTCCAGCACAAAATAACAATGCATGGCCTTATGAGTTAGAAGGTTCAACAAGTGGCTATCATCTTCCCAGTTACTACTTTCAAGAAGCTAATCCTTCTTTGGTACCTAACGCTAAAAAGGGTCACTATACTACTCGTTTGGTTGGCTATACTCCCAGTGACTATCAACTTGACAAAACAATGATAGATATTAGTTTTCCGGGTGGTAGAATAAATTTTCCTTGGCCATTTTCAAGTTCTATGTTTGTGGCACCAAAAACTGATGAAGCAAGCCCTCTTTATACTGCTACTTCGACTAGTTACCATCGTGCCAATCAATATCCATCATACTTCGGAGATACTG AGAATCCTAAAAGTAGAAGAATGACGAGAAATCGTAAATTATTTATGATGGAGCCTTCAGAAGTTAATGAAAAGTTTACTCATATTTTTCCAACAAAGACTTCCAACATGATACATGGCGGTAAAGGATATGGAGACATTGATGAGGCGACAACAACCTAA